One part of the Vicia villosa cultivar HV-30 ecotype Madison, WI linkage group LG6, Vvil1.0, whole genome shotgun sequence genome encodes these proteins:
- the LOC131615020 gene encoding NDR1/HIN1-like protein 10, translating to MEDPVPRNNNLENATNAINLNTFSCPIPCPATCIPSCQHIKLALIILLWLAILPCSMFLLIITFAPSNLKFHVTDASLTKFNLTGNNTLDYKLEATIRSRNPNKNVEIYYRTITAVAWYKDNEFARVNLSPFDQGHKNTSFLHVVFEGKGLIKLKPKQLFEYNQETRVGIYNDLAVDLDLLVRYKFNTHRTYAYNPPMVKCRRLSVSLISNGNSSSPPSFHVSRCKTEIFFVNR from the coding sequence ATGGAAGATCCCGTCCCCAGAAATAACAATTTGGAAAACGCCACCAACGCCATCAACCTCAATACTTTCAGTTGTCCGATTCCTTGCCCAGCGACCTGCATACCCTCATGTCAGCATATAAAGCTCGCACTCATCATACTTCTTTGGCTTGCAATTCTTCCCTGTTCGATGTTCCTGCTAATCATCACTTTTGCTCCCTCTAATCTCAAGTTCCACGTAACTGATGCTTCTCTCACAAAGTTCAACCTCACCGGCAACAACACTTTGGATTACAAACTAGAAGCCACCATCAGGTCAAGAAATCCCAACAAGAACGTTGAAATATACTACAGGACGATCACCGCAGTTGCATGGTACAAAGATAATGAGTTTGCTAGAGTGAATCTGTCACCTTTTGATCAAGGCCACAAGAATACCAGTTTTCTGCATGTAGTGTTTGAAGGGAAGGGTTTGATCAAACTCAAACCTAAACAACTTTTCGAGTATAATCAAGAGACGCGTGTAGGGATCTACAATGACTTGGCTGTTGATTTGGATCTTTTAGTCAGGTATAAGTTTAACACTCACAGGACTTATGCCTACAATCCGCCAATGGTGAAATGTCGTCGACTGAGTGTTTCTTTGATTTCTAATGGTAACTCATCATCACCACCTTCTTTTCATGTTTCAAGATGCAAAACTGAAATTTTCTTTGTTAATCGTTAA